A genomic region of Nostoc sp. UHCC 0702 contains the following coding sequences:
- a CDS encoding ShlB/FhaC/HecB family hemolysin secretion/activation protein — protein sequence MQEWSLKTAIKEILGGRWSVWGQRFFLSRCFTLMLLHLLCNTNSAWGQLIDPVTPEQPLPTPLPATTAPIPIPLTAPPTPEEVLDIPGSITVQKFEFVGNTAFSQQELNSAIADFTGKPITFSQLLKAANQITELYVRKGYITSGAYIPTQEFRSDIIKIQVVEGRLEDIQVNVIEGRLNANYVRSRIAIATTKPLNINRLQEALQLLQLNPLIASLDAELTAGTRPGVNSLTVTVKAAETFNTQLNINNNRNPSVGSFERGITLSEASLLGLGDKLSFAYKNTDGSNSFEGGYTLPVNPRNGSIGFNFRVVNNKIIEPPFNDLDIGVNSREFQLSFRQPVLQRATPEISEELTLSLTAARRLSNSSIRGVDFPLFPGADNQGETRISELSFAQEWLQRSRQEVLAARSELNLGIGAFDATINNNEPDSRYFLWRGQLIYLRLLGQTKEQGVIAPTLLLRSNVQLATNSLLSIEQFSLGGQGTVRGYRQDTLLADNGIFASAELRLPILRFREVQGTLQVAPFIDVGTVWNTGRENSQSNTLVGSGLALLWQMGDTFTARLDWGIPLVDIDTNKRTWQENGVYFQLEYKAF from the coding sequence ATGCAAGAGTGGAGTCTAAAAACTGCTATTAAGGAGATTTTAGGGGGGAGGTGGAGTGTTTGGGGACAGAGATTTTTTTTATCTCGTTGTTTTACTCTCATGCTGCTGCATCTGCTATGTAACACAAACTCTGCTTGGGGTCAGTTGATTGATCCTGTCACCCCAGAACAACCTCTACCTACTCCCTTACCTGCGACAACTGCACCCATACCCATACCGCTAACAGCACCACCAACCCCGGAAGAAGTTTTGGACATTCCAGGGAGTATCACGGTGCAAAAGTTTGAGTTTGTCGGCAATACTGCATTCAGCCAACAAGAGTTAAACTCTGCGATCGCAGATTTTACAGGCAAACCCATTACTTTTTCTCAACTACTCAAAGCCGCCAATCAAATCACTGAACTGTACGTGCGAAAAGGGTACATTACTTCTGGTGCCTACATCCCCACTCAAGAGTTCCGCTCAGACATCATTAAAATTCAAGTAGTAGAAGGCAGGTTGGAAGATATTCAAGTCAACGTGATTGAAGGACGGTTGAATGCAAATTATGTCCGCAGTCGCATTGCGATCGCCACTACCAAACCATTGAATATTAACCGTCTACAAGAAGCTTTGCAACTGCTGCAACTTAATCCCCTGATTGCAAGTTTAGATGCTGAACTCACCGCCGGCACTAGACCAGGTGTCAATTCCTTAACTGTGACGGTTAAGGCAGCAGAAACTTTCAATACCCAACTCAATATTAATAATAACCGTAACCCCAGTGTCGGTAGTTTTGAGCGCGGCATCACATTATCAGAAGCTAGCCTCCTCGGACTTGGCGATAAGTTGAGTTTTGCCTACAAAAATACCGATGGTAGTAATAGCTTTGAGGGTGGCTATACCTTGCCAGTAAATCCTCGTAATGGCAGTATTGGTTTTAACTTTCGTGTCGTCAACAACAAAATTATTGAACCTCCTTTTAATGATTTAGATATCGGGGTAAATTCTCGTGAGTTTCAATTATCCTTTCGTCAGCCAGTTTTACAAAGAGCCACCCCAGAAATCAGCGAAGAACTAACCCTGAGTTTAACGGCGGCTAGGCGCTTAAGTAATTCTTCCATTCGAGGCGTGGATTTTCCTCTGTTTCCTGGTGCTGATAATCAAGGAGAGACTCGCATATCTGAGTTGAGTTTTGCTCAAGAATGGCTACAACGGAGTCGTCAAGAAGTTTTAGCTGCTCGTTCCGAGTTGAATCTGGGGATTGGAGCTTTTGATGCCACAATTAATAACAACGAACCAGATAGCCGATATTTTCTGTGGCGGGGACAACTGATCTATTTGCGCCTCCTCGGTCAGACAAAAGAACAAGGTGTGATTGCCCCGACATTATTGTTGCGTTCTAATGTGCAATTAGCAACTAACTCTCTGCTTTCCATCGAACAGTTTAGTTTGGGAGGTCAAGGAACAGTACGGGGTTATCGCCAAGATACCTTACTTGCTGATAATGGGATTTTCGCTTCCGCAGAATTGCGATTACCCATCCTCCGTTTCAGAGAAGTGCAAGGAACTTTGCAGGTTGCACCGTTTATCGATGTTGGTACTGTCTGGAACACAGGTAGAGAAAATTCCCAATCCAATACATTGGTAGGCTCAGGATTAGCTTTACTTTGGCAAATGGGGGATACATTCACAGCACGGCTAGATTGGGGTATTCCTTTAGTGGATATTGATACGAACAAGCGCACATGGCAAGAAAATGGCGTGTATTTTCAATTGGAGTATAAAGCGTTTTGA
- a CDS encoding filamentous hemagglutinin N-terminal domain-containing protein, protein MKQVPGQILITITATICYLIASPPARAQISPDNTLPSNVNQSGNNFEITGGAQVGNNLFHSFREFSVPTNGEAFFNNSSNITNIINRVTGGSISNIDGLIRNNYGANFILINPSGINFGANAQLNIGGSFLASTANSLKFADGVEFSATDSSVSPILTISAPIGLQFGQNPQAIRLQGQGHNISLESPIFSPFTRGNTTGLEVKPGNTLALVGGGIISEGGTLKAEGGRIDLGSVAGGLVSLNANGQGWNLNYEGVTNFQDIALSQKALIDTSGPGSGSIQLQGRNISITDGSVVLIQTQGAQSAGSINANASESLFLVGTTADGQISSNLFTETIGGGKSGDISVTTPRLVVQDGATISTATYTAAPGGNIDIKAADSLQVLGYSPFNPSRFSNITAATFGAGDAGTLTVSTQQLTALLGGNISSVTAGTGSGGNLTVNASKLVELIGVTPGVFTPSQITAGTGGPGKAGSVTINTQRLVIKDGGRVDASTLASGAAGSVTINAQEAVEVSGKVPGSVNPSLIISSANIVDPTLQQLLRLPPVPSGASGDVTINTGQLTVTDGAQITARNDGTGDAGTLRVNAGSIFLDKQGGITAFTRGGKGGNIDLQVENSLQLSGNSQISSDNFGVGAAGNLTIGTGKLTISDRSFLSAATFGDGSGGNIDIKAANSVEISGTGYEEFQQTFVVGALLGIVKPTDRGTGIFVGTVGAGTSGNLNLETPSLLMNNGAIIFNATFTEGVGGNVNINTSDLLQVNGSGILAGTIRGSTGSGGNIAIDTQQLALQDGGIIISATLGDGAGGNVEINAADTIQLQRTPPGAALLTGIYTNTTFGTGKGGDITINTGKVTAQGAVIASNTGASLPTGVIPLGGPGGNVVLNARESVEIAGVEPDTRFPSGLGSTGYSPSRSGNLTVSTKKLILRDGADASTATLNAGEGGTLTVNASESVELSGISIGNLTLGGLSAAAGRTNFPELEATGASGDINIFTDKLIIRDGARIDVESLGPGNAGNLRVVANSILLDNQGIISAATTSGEGGNIFLQTNSLLMRHNSQISATAGGSGNGGNINITGFSPANFVALLEGSKITADAVQGRGGNISINTRGFFVCPTCQITASSQLGIAGQISIVTPEAENNFEIVDLPQEVAKPEQVVAQACRATTTEDRSEFTITGRGGLPPRPSEQLSSVALIGFDAGVPTAAKEVQNSFQLPPAARGWYVNAQGVVVLASQTANPTPYNSGLGSSNCHGN, encoded by the coding sequence ATGAAACAAGTCCCTGGCCAAATTTTAATTACTATAACTGCGACTATCTGCTATCTAATAGCTAGCCCCCCAGCCCGGGCACAAATTTCTCCAGACAATACCCTTCCTAGCAATGTGAATCAATCTGGCAACAACTTTGAAATTACTGGAGGGGCACAAGTTGGTAACAACCTTTTCCATAGCTTTCGAGAATTTTCTGTTCCCACCAATGGCGAGGCTTTTTTCAACAACAGCAGCAACATTACTAACATTATCAATCGAGTGACAGGTGGGTCAATTTCCAATATTGATGGCTTAATTAGAAATAACTACGGTGCGAATTTCATTCTGATCAATCCCAGCGGCATTAACTTTGGTGCCAATGCTCAACTTAATATTGGCGGCTCGTTTTTGGCGAGTACGGCAAATAGCCTTAAATTTGCTGATGGTGTAGAATTTAGCGCCACTGACAGTTCAGTTTCCCCTATATTAACAATTAGTGCGCCAATTGGCTTGCAATTTGGGCAGAATCCCCAAGCGATTCGCCTCCAAGGTCAAGGACACAACATCAGTTTGGAGAGTCCCATATTCTCACCCTTCACCAGAGGAAACACCACCGGACTGGAAGTGAAACCAGGTAATACCCTAGCCTTGGTAGGAGGAGGGATTATCTCAGAAGGAGGAACCCTAAAAGCTGAGGGCGGACGCATTGATTTAGGTAGTGTGGCAGGAGGTTTAGTCAGTCTCAATGCTAATGGTCAAGGGTGGAATTTAAATTATGAGGGCGTGACAAACTTTCAGGATATCGCCCTATCTCAAAAAGCATTAATAGATACCAGTGGCCCTGGTAGTGGCTCAATTCAGTTGCAGGGGCGAAACATCTCCATCACCGATGGTTCAGTCGTGTTAATTCAAACCCAAGGAGCGCAATCAGCAGGCAGCATTAACGCCAATGCCTCCGAGTCCTTGTTTTTAGTGGGAACCACAGCAGACGGGCAAATTTCCAGCAACTTATTTACAGAAACCATCGGCGGTGGCAAAAGCGGAGATATTAGCGTTACCACCCCCCGCTTAGTGGTTCAGGATGGGGCAACCATATCTACAGCTACTTACACGGCTGCTCCTGGTGGCAATATTGATATCAAAGCTGCTGATTCTTTGCAAGTGTTGGGATATTCACCATTTAACCCCAGCCGATTCAGTAACATCACAGCGGCAACCTTTGGTGCAGGTGATGCGGGAACTCTCACTGTGTCAACCCAGCAGTTAACAGCGCTCTTGGGAGGTAATATTTCATCTGTGACTGCTGGTACTGGTTCAGGTGGGAATTTAACTGTGAATGCCTCAAAGTTGGTAGAACTGATCGGCGTGACACCAGGGGTTTTCACCCCCAGCCAAATAACGGCTGGCACTGGTGGCCCAGGCAAAGCTGGCAGCGTCACCATCAATACTCAACGTTTGGTGATTAAAGATGGCGGCAGAGTTGATGCTTCCACCTTAGCAAGTGGTGCTGCCGGTAGCGTCACCATTAACGCCCAAGAAGCCGTAGAAGTAAGTGGTAAAGTCCCTGGCTCTGTCAATCCTAGTTTGATTATCTCCTCCGCCAACATAGTTGATCCGACCTTGCAACAGTTATTAAGACTGCCTCCTGTACCTAGTGGAGCCTCTGGAGATGTGACAATTAACACTGGGCAATTAACTGTTACAGATGGGGCACAAATTACAGCTAGGAATGATGGCACCGGGGATGCAGGAACGCTGCGGGTGAATGCTGGTTCTATTTTTCTGGACAAGCAAGGGGGGATCACAGCGTTTACTAGAGGGGGTAAAGGTGGCAACATTGATTTGCAAGTCGAGAATTCCTTACAGTTGTCCGGTAACAGCCAGATATCCAGCGATAATTTTGGCGTGGGAGCCGCTGGAAACTTGACCATTGGAACAGGTAAATTGACGATTAGCGATCGCTCATTTTTATCTGCGGCAACTTTTGGTGATGGTTCGGGAGGCAATATAGATATCAAAGCTGCCAACTCAGTAGAAATATCAGGAACTGGATATGAAGAGTTTCAACAGACTTTTGTAGTAGGAGCGCTGTTGGGAATAGTCAAACCCACTGACCGAGGAACAGGTATATTCGTTGGCACTGTAGGTGCGGGTACTTCAGGTAATCTCAATCTTGAGACTCCCTCCCTACTCATGAACAACGGCGCAATCATATTTAACGCGACATTTACTGAGGGAGTAGGAGGAAATGTTAACATTAATACCTCCGATTTATTACAAGTTAACGGCTCTGGCATTCTGGCAGGCACTATTCGGGGCAGTACTGGTTCAGGTGGCAATATCGCAATTGATACCCAGCAATTGGCTTTGCAAGATGGCGGCATAATTATCAGTGCTACCTTGGGTGATGGTGCGGGCGGAAATGTCGAAATTAATGCTGCCGACACAATACAATTACAAAGAACCCCACCCGGAGCCGCTCTTTTAACTGGCATCTACACCAATACTACCTTCGGTACGGGCAAGGGCGGCGACATCACAATTAACACAGGCAAAGTAACCGCCCAAGGAGCGGTAATTGCCAGCAATACAGGAGCTTCCCTACCGACTGGCGTTATCCCCCTTGGGGGGCCAGGGGGAAACGTAGTCCTCAATGCCCGCGAGTCTGTAGAAATAGCTGGCGTTGAACCCGATACCAGGTTCCCCAGTGGTTTGGGTAGCACAGGTTATAGCCCATCTCGCTCAGGGAACTTGACAGTTTCCACAAAGAAGCTGATTCTCCGCGATGGGGCAGATGCATCAACAGCGACTTTAAATGCTGGTGAAGGAGGAACCTTAACCGTCAACGCTTCCGAGTCAGTAGAACTAAGTGGTATCTCAATTGGGAACTTAACTCTAGGTGGCTTATCGGCTGCTGCTGGACGTACTAACTTCCCAGAACTGGAAGCAACGGGTGCTTCTGGCGACATCAACATTTTTACAGACAAATTGATTATTCGGGATGGGGCAAGAATTGACGTAGAAAGTTTAGGCCCGGGAAATGCTGGGAATCTGCGAGTCGTAGCTAACTCAATTCTGTTAGATAATCAAGGAATCATATCCGCTGCTACCACATCTGGTGAAGGTGGGAACATCTTCCTACAAACAAATTCCTTACTTATGCGCCATAACAGTCAGATATCTGCCACCGCTGGGGGCAGTGGTAACGGCGGTAATATCAATATTACTGGCTTTAGTCCCGCCAACTTTGTAGCGTTGCTGGAAGGCAGTAAGATTACCGCCGATGCTGTCCAGGGAAGGGGAGGAAATATCAGTATCAACACCAGAGGATTTTTTGTGTGTCCGACTTGTCAGATTACTGCTAGTTCCCAACTGGGAATCGCCGGACAAATCAGCATCGTTACACCAGAGGCAGAAAATAACTTTGAAATTGTCGATTTACCCCAAGAGGTAGCGAAACCTGAACAAGTGGTGGCTCAAGCTTGTCGAGCAACAACAACAGAGGATCGCAGTGAATTTACCATCACCGGACGTGGAGGGTTGCCACCTCGACCGAGCGAACAGCTAAGTAGTGTAGCTCTGATTGGTTTTGATGCTGGTGTTCCCACTGCTGCAAAAGAGGTGCAGAATAGCTTTCAATTGCCACCTGCGGCACGCGGTTGGTATGTGAATGCTCAAGGTGTGGTGGTTCTGGCTAGCCAAACAGCTAATCCTACTCCTTATAATTCTGGGTTAGGTTCATCTAATTGTCATGGGAATTAG